In Prunus dulcis chromosome 2, ALMONDv2, whole genome shotgun sequence, a single genomic region encodes these proteins:
- the LOC117617860 gene encoding uncharacterized protein LOC117617860 isoform X1 has protein sequence MSSGYNSPARSPGSSRLQLGGGGGGVARLRSSSLKKPPEPLRRAVADCLSSSAASSHHASTSSTVLLSEASRILRDYLAAPSTMDLSYNVILEHTIAERERSPAVVARCVALLKRYLLRYKPSEETLLQIDRFCVNTIAECDIGPNRRLSPWSQSFASTTSTASTASTTSTNIVPLSVPSFASGALVKSLNYVRSLVSQHLPRRSFHPAAFSGALSATRQSLPSLSSLLSRSFNAQLSPAHSEPLENKDVTTLSILNLSNIEKVDGMGDLEYFALDVLKWRWLGEQQSSFLATDSDRIVNHQDMRTRNLLEVGAAALLVGDKDAKMKGQHWKYFGTAGMPYLDQLLQPSPVTTITDSAAARSHLRAITASKRTKSGPRQIWDDSPASTFRPRAKPLFQYRHYSEQQPLRLNPAEVCEVIAAVCSESSSQNANVMTGSSRLNNNYGKPSMDAAVSVLIKLVIDMYVLDSGTAAPLTLSMLEEMLNSPRTTCRVRAFDLILNLGVHAHLLEPMVTDNASTIEEEYSQDSYFDSEAKLATQGMRRSDSVLMGTSSAIHNFESWILNILYEILLLLVQIEENEESVWASALSCLLYFVCDRGKILRNRINGLDIRVVKALLEISKKHSWAEVVHCKLISMLANMFYQVPEGTNKAASSTQLFLVEQVDLIGGIEFIFLEYSLAKSREERRNLFLVLFDHALHQINEICIATGVTEYSDDEIQPLVALLNLADAPEAFYISVKLGLVGIGEILRSSISDALSRYPNSERLNMLLDSVMDKFGATICSFTHLDMEFSHMMQITKSYKSLDSIEGAVLRNGVGMKAKLSWAILHSLLHSERTTYHRNGYVWLSDLLIAEISEERNTSIWSNIKSMQQKIAHAGVHDSAVASDVPLPIWLMCGLLKSKHNSIRWGFLYVLERLLMRCKILLNESKIQQSLGSDIGNIRKDSRLEKANAVIDIMSTALSLVFQINETDRINILKMCDILFSQLCLRVPLANATEFGDDSQLGRVLSSMEGNKKVDEKENSDQDVRMEEASGRPVYSNNNRLDHETESMAALLLRGHAIVPMQLVTRVPAALFYWPLIQLAGAATDNIALGIAVGSKGRGNLPGATSDIRATLLLLLIGKCTADPAAFQEVGGEEFFRHKFRELLDDTDSRVAYYSSAFLLKRMMTEKPEKYQHMLQNLVVRAQQSNNEKLLENPYLQMRGILQLANDLGTGL, from the exons ATGTCTTCGGGCTATAACAGTCCGGCTCGGAGCCCCGGGAGTTCGAGGCTTCAGTtgggtggtggaggtggaggagtcGCCAGGTTGAGATCTTCGTCGCTGAAGAAGCCGCCTGAGCCGCTGCGCCGAGCTGTAGCCGATTGCCTATCGTCTTCCGCGGCTAGCTCCCACCATGCCAGCACATCCTCCACTGTGCTCCTCTCCGAAGCTTCTAGAATTCTTCGG GACTATCTGGCGGCCCCTTCGACGATGGACTTGTCTTACAATGTGATTTTAGAACATACCATTGCTGAGAGGGAGCGCAG CCCAGCAGTTGTTGCAAGGTGTGTGGCACTTTTGAAACGTTACCTTTTAAG GTACAAACCTAGTGAAGAGACGTTACTGCAGATAGATCGGTTTTGTGTAAACACCATTGCTGAATGCGACATTGGTCCAAACCGGAGATTGTCTCCATGGTCACAGTCATTTGCATCAACAACATCAACAGCATCAACGGCATCAACAACATCTACAAATATTGTTCCTTTGTCTGTACCTAGTTTTGCTTCTGGGGCGCTTGTGAAGTCATTGAACTATGTGCGCTCTCTAGTGTCTCAACATCTTCCAAGGCGGTCATTCCATCCGGCTGCTTTCTCTGGAGCCCTCTCTGCAACTAGACAGTCTCTTCCGAGTTTGTCTTCTTTGTTGAGTAGATCCTTTAATGCGCAACTAAGCCCTGCACATAGTGAACCTTTGGAGAATAAAGATGTCACAACTTTGTCTATTTTGAACTTATCAAACATTGAAAAGGTTGATGGAATGGGGGATCTTGAATACTTTGCACTTGATGTTCTCAAGTGGCGCTGGCTTGGGGAACAGCAGTCATCATTCTTGGCGACTGACAG TGATCGTATTGTAAATCACCAAGACATGAGAACCCGTAATCTCCTAGAAGTAGGTGCAGCAGCTCTACTTGTTGGAGATAAGGATGCTAAAATGAAAGGTCAACATTGGAAGTATTTTGGAACTGCTGGTATGCCTTATCTGGATCAACTGTTGCAACCTTCACCAGTAACAACAATTACTGATTCTGCCGCTGCGCGTTCCCACTTGAGAGCAATAACAGCATCTAAGCGCACTAAATCCGGCCCTCGTCAAATATG GGATGATTCTCCGGCGAGCACATTTCGTCCACGGGCTAAGCCGCTATTCCAGTATCGTCACTATAG CGAACAACAACCGTTGCGGTTGAATCCTGCTGAGGTTTGTGAGGTCATTGCTGCAGTTTGCTCTGAGTCATCTTCGCAGAATGCTAATGTGATGACAGGATCATCTAGATTAAATAATAACTATGGAAAGCCGTCGATGGATGCTGCAGTGAGCGTCCTTATCAAACTTgttattgacat GTATGTTTTGGATTCTGGAACTGCTGCACCTCTCACTCTGTCTATGCTTGAG GAAATGCTTAATTCTCCAAGAACAACATGTCGGGTTCGtgcttttgatttgattttgaaccTAGGAGTTCATGCTCATTTATTAGAGCCAATGGTGACCGATAACGCCTCCACGATTGAAGAAGAGTATTCCCAAGACTCATATTTTGACAGTGAAGCTAAGCTTGCAACACAAGGCATGAGAAGATCAGATTCTGTTCTGATGGGCACTTCCTCAGCTAttcataattttgaatcttggattttaaatattttatatgagATATTGCTTCTTCTTGTTCAG ATAGAAGAGAACGAAGAATCTGTCTGGGCTTCTGCTCTTAGCtgtttgctttattttgtcTGTGATAGAGGCAAAATCTTGAGAAACCGGATAAATGGCCTTGACATAAGG GTTGTTAAGGCACTACTAGAAATTAGCAAGAAGCATTCTTGGGCCGAAGTAGTTCATTGCAAGCTTATTAGCATGTTAGCAAACATGTTTTATCAAGTACCTGAAGGAACCAACAAGGCTGCTTCAAGTACCCAATTGTTTCTGGTGGAGCAAGTTGATCTGATTGGTGGAATagagtttatttttcttgag TATTCACTTGCAAAATCAAGGGAGGAAAGGAGAAATCTCTTTTTGGTGCTTTTTGACCATGCCTTGCatcaaataaatgaaatatgCATAGCTACCGGAGTCACTGAGTATAGTGATGATGAGATTCAGCCTCTTGTTGCCCTGCTCAATCTGGCTGATGCGCCTGAAGCTTTTTATATATCTGTTAAGCTTGGGTTGGTAGGCATCGGGGAAATTTTGAGGAGTTCTATTTCTGATGCATTGTCTAGATATCCGAACAGTGAACGGCTAAATATG CTGTTGGACAGTGTGATGGACAAATTTGGTGCAACAATATGTTCATTTACTCATTTGGACATGGAGTTCTCACATATGATGCAGATAACCAAATCTTACAAGTCTCTGGATAGCATTGAAGGGGCAGTTCTGAGAAATGGTGTTGGCATGAAAGCAAAGCTCTCATGGGCCATTTTACATTCCCTTCTTCATTCAGAAAGAACTACTTACCATCGGAACGGGTATGTCTGGTTAAGTGACCTGCTTATTGCAGAAATTAGTGAGGAAAGGAATACAAGCATATGGTCAAATATCAAAAGCATGCAGCAGAAAATTGCCCATGCTGGTGTTCATGATTCTGCAGTTGCTTCCGATGTTCCTTTGCCCATTTGGCTTATGTGTGGGCTTTTGAAGTCAAAGCACAACTCCATCAGATGGGGCTTTTTGTATGTTCTTGAAAGGCTTCTCATGAGGtgtaaaattttgttaaatgaaagtaaaatcCAGCAATCACTTGGAAGTGATATTGGCAATATACGCAAAGACAGCCGTCTTGAGAAAGCTAATGCAGTGATAGACATCATGAGTACTGCCTTGTCCTTGGTTTTTCAGATAAACGAAACAGATCGCATCAATATATTGAAG ATGTGTGACATCCTATTCTCTCAACTGTGCTTGAGAGTTCCTCTAGCAAATGCAACAGAGTTCGGAGATGATTCACAGCTTGGTAGGGTTCTTAGTTCCATGGAgggaaataaaaaagttgatgagaaagaaaattctGACCAGGATGTCCGTATGGAAGAAGCCAGTGGCAGACCTGTCTACAGTAATAACAATCGTCTTGATCATGAGACAGAATCAATGGCAGCACTGCTTCTTCGAGGACATGCCATAGTTCCCATGCAATTGGTTACACGTGTTCCAGCTGCTTTGTTCTATTGGCCATTGATTCAACTTGCTGGTGCAGCAACGGACAACATTGCGTTGGGTATAGCTGTTGGAAGCAAAGGAAGAGGGAACCTTCCTGGTGCCACATCTGACATACGAGCTACCCTTCTGTTACTTCTAATTGGTAAATGTACTGCAGATCCTGCTGCTTTCCAGGAAGTAGGTGGGGAAGAATTTTTTAG ACATAAATTCAGGGAACTCTTGGATGATACAGACTCGAGGGTGGCATATTACTCTTCAGCTTTTCTTCTGAAG CGGATGATGACAGAAAAACCTGAAAAGTACCAACACATGCTTCAGAATCTTGTTGTTAGGGCTCAGCAG AGCAACAATGAAAAGCTGTTGGAAAATCCATATCTTCAGATGCGTGGAATACTGCAGCTGGCGAATGATCTTGGAACTGGGTTGTAA
- the LOC117617860 gene encoding uncharacterized protein LOC117617860 isoform X2 codes for MSSGYNSPARSPGSSRLQLGGGGGGVARLRSSSLKKPPEPLRRAVADCLSSSAASSHHASTSSTVLLSEASRILRDYLAAPSTMDLSYNVILEHTIAERERSPAVVARCVALLKRYLLRYKPSEETLLQIDRFCVNTIAECDIGPNRRLSPWSQSFASTTSTASTASTTSTNIVPLSVPSFASGALVKSLNYVRSLVSQHLPRRSFHPAAFSGALSATRQSLPSLSSLLSRSFNAQLSPAHSEPLENKDVTTLSILNLSNIEKVDGMGDLEYFALDVLKWRWLGEQQSSFLATDSDRIVNHQDMRTRNLLEVGAAALLVGDKDAKMKGQHWKYFGTAGMPYLDQLLQPSPVTTITDSAAARSHLRAITASKRTKSGPRQIWDDSPASTFRPRAKPLFQYRHYSEQQPLRLNPAEVCEVIAAVCSESSSQNANVMTGSSRLNNNYGKPSMDAAVSVLIKLVIDMYVLDSGTAAPLTLSMLEEMLNSPRTTCRVRAFDLILNLGVHAHLLEPMVTDNASTIEEEYSQDSYFDSEAKLATQGMRRSDSVLMGTSSAIHNFESWILNILYEILLLLVQIEENEESVWASALSCLLYFVCDRGKILRNRINGLDIRVVKALLEISKKHSWAEVVHCKLISMLANMFYQVPEGTNKAASSTQLFLVEQVDLIGGIEFIFLEYSLAKSREERRNLFLVLFDHALHQINEICIATGVTEYSDDEIQPLVALLNLADAPEAFYISVKLGLVGIGEILRSSISDALSRYPNSERLNMLLDSVMDKFGATICSFTHLDMEFSHMMQITKSYKSLDSIEGAVLRNGVGMKAKLSWAILHSLLHSERTTYHRNGYVWLSDLLIAEISEERNTSIWSNIKSMQQKIAHAGVHDSAVASDVPLPIWLMCGLLKSKHNSIRWGFLYVLERLLMRCKILLNESKIQQSLGSDIGNIRKDSRLEKANAVIDIMSTALSLVFQINETDRINILKMCDILFSQLCLRVPLANATEFGDDSQLGRVLSSMEGNKKVDEKENSDQDVRMEEASGRPVYSNNNRLDHETESMAALLLRGHAIVPMQLVTRVPAALFYWPLIQLAGAATDNIALGIAVGSKGRGNLPGATSDIRATLLLLLIGKCTADPAAFQEVGGEEFFRELLDDTDSRVAYYSSAFLLKRMMTEKPEKYQHMLQNLVVRAQQSNNEKLLENPYLQMRGILQLANDLGTGL; via the exons ATGTCTTCGGGCTATAACAGTCCGGCTCGGAGCCCCGGGAGTTCGAGGCTTCAGTtgggtggtggaggtggaggagtcGCCAGGTTGAGATCTTCGTCGCTGAAGAAGCCGCCTGAGCCGCTGCGCCGAGCTGTAGCCGATTGCCTATCGTCTTCCGCGGCTAGCTCCCACCATGCCAGCACATCCTCCACTGTGCTCCTCTCCGAAGCTTCTAGAATTCTTCGG GACTATCTGGCGGCCCCTTCGACGATGGACTTGTCTTACAATGTGATTTTAGAACATACCATTGCTGAGAGGGAGCGCAG CCCAGCAGTTGTTGCAAGGTGTGTGGCACTTTTGAAACGTTACCTTTTAAG GTACAAACCTAGTGAAGAGACGTTACTGCAGATAGATCGGTTTTGTGTAAACACCATTGCTGAATGCGACATTGGTCCAAACCGGAGATTGTCTCCATGGTCACAGTCATTTGCATCAACAACATCAACAGCATCAACGGCATCAACAACATCTACAAATATTGTTCCTTTGTCTGTACCTAGTTTTGCTTCTGGGGCGCTTGTGAAGTCATTGAACTATGTGCGCTCTCTAGTGTCTCAACATCTTCCAAGGCGGTCATTCCATCCGGCTGCTTTCTCTGGAGCCCTCTCTGCAACTAGACAGTCTCTTCCGAGTTTGTCTTCTTTGTTGAGTAGATCCTTTAATGCGCAACTAAGCCCTGCACATAGTGAACCTTTGGAGAATAAAGATGTCACAACTTTGTCTATTTTGAACTTATCAAACATTGAAAAGGTTGATGGAATGGGGGATCTTGAATACTTTGCACTTGATGTTCTCAAGTGGCGCTGGCTTGGGGAACAGCAGTCATCATTCTTGGCGACTGACAG TGATCGTATTGTAAATCACCAAGACATGAGAACCCGTAATCTCCTAGAAGTAGGTGCAGCAGCTCTACTTGTTGGAGATAAGGATGCTAAAATGAAAGGTCAACATTGGAAGTATTTTGGAACTGCTGGTATGCCTTATCTGGATCAACTGTTGCAACCTTCACCAGTAACAACAATTACTGATTCTGCCGCTGCGCGTTCCCACTTGAGAGCAATAACAGCATCTAAGCGCACTAAATCCGGCCCTCGTCAAATATG GGATGATTCTCCGGCGAGCACATTTCGTCCACGGGCTAAGCCGCTATTCCAGTATCGTCACTATAG CGAACAACAACCGTTGCGGTTGAATCCTGCTGAGGTTTGTGAGGTCATTGCTGCAGTTTGCTCTGAGTCATCTTCGCAGAATGCTAATGTGATGACAGGATCATCTAGATTAAATAATAACTATGGAAAGCCGTCGATGGATGCTGCAGTGAGCGTCCTTATCAAACTTgttattgacat GTATGTTTTGGATTCTGGAACTGCTGCACCTCTCACTCTGTCTATGCTTGAG GAAATGCTTAATTCTCCAAGAACAACATGTCGGGTTCGtgcttttgatttgattttgaaccTAGGAGTTCATGCTCATTTATTAGAGCCAATGGTGACCGATAACGCCTCCACGATTGAAGAAGAGTATTCCCAAGACTCATATTTTGACAGTGAAGCTAAGCTTGCAACACAAGGCATGAGAAGATCAGATTCTGTTCTGATGGGCACTTCCTCAGCTAttcataattttgaatcttggattttaaatattttatatgagATATTGCTTCTTCTTGTTCAG ATAGAAGAGAACGAAGAATCTGTCTGGGCTTCTGCTCTTAGCtgtttgctttattttgtcTGTGATAGAGGCAAAATCTTGAGAAACCGGATAAATGGCCTTGACATAAGG GTTGTTAAGGCACTACTAGAAATTAGCAAGAAGCATTCTTGGGCCGAAGTAGTTCATTGCAAGCTTATTAGCATGTTAGCAAACATGTTTTATCAAGTACCTGAAGGAACCAACAAGGCTGCTTCAAGTACCCAATTGTTTCTGGTGGAGCAAGTTGATCTGATTGGTGGAATagagtttatttttcttgag TATTCACTTGCAAAATCAAGGGAGGAAAGGAGAAATCTCTTTTTGGTGCTTTTTGACCATGCCTTGCatcaaataaatgaaatatgCATAGCTACCGGAGTCACTGAGTATAGTGATGATGAGATTCAGCCTCTTGTTGCCCTGCTCAATCTGGCTGATGCGCCTGAAGCTTTTTATATATCTGTTAAGCTTGGGTTGGTAGGCATCGGGGAAATTTTGAGGAGTTCTATTTCTGATGCATTGTCTAGATATCCGAACAGTGAACGGCTAAATATG CTGTTGGACAGTGTGATGGACAAATTTGGTGCAACAATATGTTCATTTACTCATTTGGACATGGAGTTCTCACATATGATGCAGATAACCAAATCTTACAAGTCTCTGGATAGCATTGAAGGGGCAGTTCTGAGAAATGGTGTTGGCATGAAAGCAAAGCTCTCATGGGCCATTTTACATTCCCTTCTTCATTCAGAAAGAACTACTTACCATCGGAACGGGTATGTCTGGTTAAGTGACCTGCTTATTGCAGAAATTAGTGAGGAAAGGAATACAAGCATATGGTCAAATATCAAAAGCATGCAGCAGAAAATTGCCCATGCTGGTGTTCATGATTCTGCAGTTGCTTCCGATGTTCCTTTGCCCATTTGGCTTATGTGTGGGCTTTTGAAGTCAAAGCACAACTCCATCAGATGGGGCTTTTTGTATGTTCTTGAAAGGCTTCTCATGAGGtgtaaaattttgttaaatgaaagtaaaatcCAGCAATCACTTGGAAGTGATATTGGCAATATACGCAAAGACAGCCGTCTTGAGAAAGCTAATGCAGTGATAGACATCATGAGTACTGCCTTGTCCTTGGTTTTTCAGATAAACGAAACAGATCGCATCAATATATTGAAG ATGTGTGACATCCTATTCTCTCAACTGTGCTTGAGAGTTCCTCTAGCAAATGCAACAGAGTTCGGAGATGATTCACAGCTTGGTAGGGTTCTTAGTTCCATGGAgggaaataaaaaagttgatgagaaagaaaattctGACCAGGATGTCCGTATGGAAGAAGCCAGTGGCAGACCTGTCTACAGTAATAACAATCGTCTTGATCATGAGACAGAATCAATGGCAGCACTGCTTCTTCGAGGACATGCCATAGTTCCCATGCAATTGGTTACACGTGTTCCAGCTGCTTTGTTCTATTGGCCATTGATTCAACTTGCTGGTGCAGCAACGGACAACATTGCGTTGGGTATAGCTGTTGGAAGCAAAGGAAGAGGGAACCTTCCTGGTGCCACATCTGACATACGAGCTACCCTTCTGTTACTTCTAATTGGTAAATGTACTGCAGATCCTGCTGCTTTCCAGGAAGTAGGTGGGGAAGAATTTTTTAG GGAACTCTTGGATGATACAGACTCGAGGGTGGCATATTACTCTTCAGCTTTTCTTCTGAAG CGGATGATGACAGAAAAACCTGAAAAGTACCAACACATGCTTCAGAATCTTGTTGTTAGGGCTCAGCAG AGCAACAATGAAAAGCTGTTGGAAAATCCATATCTTCAGATGCGTGGAATACTGCAGCTGGCGAATGATCTTGGAACTGGGTTGTAA
- the LOC117617860 gene encoding uncharacterized protein LOC117617860 isoform X3: MSSGYNSPARSPGSSRLQLGGGGGGVARLRSSSLKKPPEPLRRAVADCLSSSAASSHHASTSSTVLLSEASRILRDYLAAPSTMDLSYNVILEHTIAERERSPAVVARCVALLKRYLLRYKPSEETLLQIDRFCVNTIAECDIGPNRRLSPWSQSFASTTSTASTASTTSTNIVPLSVPSFASGALVKSLNYVRSLVSQHLPRRSFHPAAFSGALSATRQSLPSLSSLLSRSFNAQLSPAHSEPLENKDVTTLSILNLSNIEKVDGMGDLEYFALDVLKWRWLGEQQSSFLATDSDRIVNHQDMRTRNLLEVGAAALLVGDKDAKMKGQHWKYFGTAGMPYLDQLLQPSPVTTITDSAAARSHLRAITASKRTKSGPRQIWDDSPASTFRPRAKPLFQYRHYSEQQPLRLNPAEVCEVIAAVCSESSSQNANVMTGSSRLNNNYGKPSMDAAVSVLIKLVIDMYVLDSGTAAPLTLSMLEEMLNSPRTTCRVRAFDLILNLGVHAHLLEPMVTDNASTIEEEYSQDSYFDSEAKLATQGMRRSDSVLMGTSSAIHNFESWILNILYEILLLLVQIEENEESVWASALSCLLYFVCDRGKILRNRINGLDIRVVKALLEISKKHSWAEVVHCKLISMLANMFYQVPEGTNKAASSTQLFLVEQVDLIGGIEFIFLEYSLAKSREERRNLFLVLFDHALHQINEICIATGVTEYSDDEIQPLVALLNLADAPEAFYISVKLGLVGIGEILRSSISDALSRYPNSERLNMLLDSVMDKFGATICSFTHLDMEFSHMMQITKSYKSLDSIEGAVLRNGVGMKAKLSWAILHSLLHSERTTYHRNGYVWLSDLLIAEISEERNTSIWSNIKSMQQKIAHAGVHDSAVASDVPLPIWLMCGLLKSKHNSIRWGFLYVLERLLMRCKILLNESKIQQSLGSDIGNIRKDSRLEKANAVIDIMSTALSLVFQINETDRINILKMCDILFSQLCLRVPLANATEFGDDSQLGRVLSSMEGNKKVDEKENSDQDVRMEEASGRPVYSNNNRLDHETESMAALLLRGHAIVPMQLVTRVPAALFYWPLIQLAGAATDNIALGIAVGSKGRGNLPGATSDIRATLLLLLIDINSGNSWMIQTRGWHITLQLFF, translated from the exons ATGTCTTCGGGCTATAACAGTCCGGCTCGGAGCCCCGGGAGTTCGAGGCTTCAGTtgggtggtggaggtggaggagtcGCCAGGTTGAGATCTTCGTCGCTGAAGAAGCCGCCTGAGCCGCTGCGCCGAGCTGTAGCCGATTGCCTATCGTCTTCCGCGGCTAGCTCCCACCATGCCAGCACATCCTCCACTGTGCTCCTCTCCGAAGCTTCTAGAATTCTTCGG GACTATCTGGCGGCCCCTTCGACGATGGACTTGTCTTACAATGTGATTTTAGAACATACCATTGCTGAGAGGGAGCGCAG CCCAGCAGTTGTTGCAAGGTGTGTGGCACTTTTGAAACGTTACCTTTTAAG GTACAAACCTAGTGAAGAGACGTTACTGCAGATAGATCGGTTTTGTGTAAACACCATTGCTGAATGCGACATTGGTCCAAACCGGAGATTGTCTCCATGGTCACAGTCATTTGCATCAACAACATCAACAGCATCAACGGCATCAACAACATCTACAAATATTGTTCCTTTGTCTGTACCTAGTTTTGCTTCTGGGGCGCTTGTGAAGTCATTGAACTATGTGCGCTCTCTAGTGTCTCAACATCTTCCAAGGCGGTCATTCCATCCGGCTGCTTTCTCTGGAGCCCTCTCTGCAACTAGACAGTCTCTTCCGAGTTTGTCTTCTTTGTTGAGTAGATCCTTTAATGCGCAACTAAGCCCTGCACATAGTGAACCTTTGGAGAATAAAGATGTCACAACTTTGTCTATTTTGAACTTATCAAACATTGAAAAGGTTGATGGAATGGGGGATCTTGAATACTTTGCACTTGATGTTCTCAAGTGGCGCTGGCTTGGGGAACAGCAGTCATCATTCTTGGCGACTGACAG TGATCGTATTGTAAATCACCAAGACATGAGAACCCGTAATCTCCTAGAAGTAGGTGCAGCAGCTCTACTTGTTGGAGATAAGGATGCTAAAATGAAAGGTCAACATTGGAAGTATTTTGGAACTGCTGGTATGCCTTATCTGGATCAACTGTTGCAACCTTCACCAGTAACAACAATTACTGATTCTGCCGCTGCGCGTTCCCACTTGAGAGCAATAACAGCATCTAAGCGCACTAAATCCGGCCCTCGTCAAATATG GGATGATTCTCCGGCGAGCACATTTCGTCCACGGGCTAAGCCGCTATTCCAGTATCGTCACTATAG CGAACAACAACCGTTGCGGTTGAATCCTGCTGAGGTTTGTGAGGTCATTGCTGCAGTTTGCTCTGAGTCATCTTCGCAGAATGCTAATGTGATGACAGGATCATCTAGATTAAATAATAACTATGGAAAGCCGTCGATGGATGCTGCAGTGAGCGTCCTTATCAAACTTgttattgacat GTATGTTTTGGATTCTGGAACTGCTGCACCTCTCACTCTGTCTATGCTTGAG GAAATGCTTAATTCTCCAAGAACAACATGTCGGGTTCGtgcttttgatttgattttgaaccTAGGAGTTCATGCTCATTTATTAGAGCCAATGGTGACCGATAACGCCTCCACGATTGAAGAAGAGTATTCCCAAGACTCATATTTTGACAGTGAAGCTAAGCTTGCAACACAAGGCATGAGAAGATCAGATTCTGTTCTGATGGGCACTTCCTCAGCTAttcataattttgaatcttggattttaaatattttatatgagATATTGCTTCTTCTTGTTCAG ATAGAAGAGAACGAAGAATCTGTCTGGGCTTCTGCTCTTAGCtgtttgctttattttgtcTGTGATAGAGGCAAAATCTTGAGAAACCGGATAAATGGCCTTGACATAAGG GTTGTTAAGGCACTACTAGAAATTAGCAAGAAGCATTCTTGGGCCGAAGTAGTTCATTGCAAGCTTATTAGCATGTTAGCAAACATGTTTTATCAAGTACCTGAAGGAACCAACAAGGCTGCTTCAAGTACCCAATTGTTTCTGGTGGAGCAAGTTGATCTGATTGGTGGAATagagtttatttttcttgag TATTCACTTGCAAAATCAAGGGAGGAAAGGAGAAATCTCTTTTTGGTGCTTTTTGACCATGCCTTGCatcaaataaatgaaatatgCATAGCTACCGGAGTCACTGAGTATAGTGATGATGAGATTCAGCCTCTTGTTGCCCTGCTCAATCTGGCTGATGCGCCTGAAGCTTTTTATATATCTGTTAAGCTTGGGTTGGTAGGCATCGGGGAAATTTTGAGGAGTTCTATTTCTGATGCATTGTCTAGATATCCGAACAGTGAACGGCTAAATATG CTGTTGGACAGTGTGATGGACAAATTTGGTGCAACAATATGTTCATTTACTCATTTGGACATGGAGTTCTCACATATGATGCAGATAACCAAATCTTACAAGTCTCTGGATAGCATTGAAGGGGCAGTTCTGAGAAATGGTGTTGGCATGAAAGCAAAGCTCTCATGGGCCATTTTACATTCCCTTCTTCATTCAGAAAGAACTACTTACCATCGGAACGGGTATGTCTGGTTAAGTGACCTGCTTATTGCAGAAATTAGTGAGGAAAGGAATACAAGCATATGGTCAAATATCAAAAGCATGCAGCAGAAAATTGCCCATGCTGGTGTTCATGATTCTGCAGTTGCTTCCGATGTTCCTTTGCCCATTTGGCTTATGTGTGGGCTTTTGAAGTCAAAGCACAACTCCATCAGATGGGGCTTTTTGTATGTTCTTGAAAGGCTTCTCATGAGGtgtaaaattttgttaaatgaaagtaaaatcCAGCAATCACTTGGAAGTGATATTGGCAATATACGCAAAGACAGCCGTCTTGAGAAAGCTAATGCAGTGATAGACATCATGAGTACTGCCTTGTCCTTGGTTTTTCAGATAAACGAAACAGATCGCATCAATATATTGAAG ATGTGTGACATCCTATTCTCTCAACTGTGCTTGAGAGTTCCTCTAGCAAATGCAACAGAGTTCGGAGATGATTCACAGCTTGGTAGGGTTCTTAGTTCCATGGAgggaaataaaaaagttgatgagaaagaaaattctGACCAGGATGTCCGTATGGAAGAAGCCAGTGGCAGACCTGTCTACAGTAATAACAATCGTCTTGATCATGAGACAGAATCAATGGCAGCACTGCTTCTTCGAGGACATGCCATAGTTCCCATGCAATTGGTTACACGTGTTCCAGCTGCTTTGTTCTATTGGCCATTGATTCAACTTGCTGGTGCAGCAACGGACAACATTGCGTTGGGTATAGCTGTTGGAAGCAAAGGAAGAGGGAACCTTCCTGGTGCCACATCTGACATACGAGCTACCCTTCTGTTACTTCTAATTG ACATAAATTCAGGGAACTCTTGGATGATACAGACTCGAGGGTGGCATATTACTCTTCAGCTTTTCTTCTGA